In Dermacentor andersoni chromosome 4, qqDerAnde1_hic_scaffold, whole genome shotgun sequence, the following proteins share a genomic window:
- the LOC126531904 gene encoding uncharacterized protein, whose translation MLSAGNSVSAPGRGSSTPFLTEDASYKVVIPRLPTGNDVLNSIFLHADLSGRPYRAPDFRDALLEVVNTSDIVGVGQYQMSHVWMVTCASSAAKQTLVACGELRVKGLKCLVIDPETKNIKLKLLWLPPHLEPRRVEEAFQSYGQVKSVEREVWRCTGMEQWVTTNREVSLVLKDTITVSSIPHIMSIYGHQCLVLIPGRPPLCLRCKRVGHVRRQCRTPRCLQCHRFGHSADACVSTYANKLRSGQYNADEPQLDHLMDSTEVVDATGETTGGIRDEDQESLKPTPSSHNSPSNTREATGEDDSVCPPGLASLKEKPPDDKDEEEEAMDISQRRKRPAPFNDEATASAPQAPEKVSPIAQRPPSPGNNVPRRFYQRSQESATKKSKGSKTTDLPVAKGDETQKL comes from the coding sequence ATGCTCTCTGCTGGAAACAGCGTATCGGCCCCAGGCCGAGGATCGTCGACCCCGTTTTTGACCGAAGATGCAAGTTACAAAGTTgtcatcccgcgtctaccaaccgGTAACGACGTTTTGAATTCTATCTTCCTTCATGCGGACTTGAGTGGCAGACCATACCGTGCTCCTGACTTCCGAGACGCTCTGCTTGAGGTAGTGAATACTTCAGATATTGTAGGTGTCGGACAATATCAAATGAGCCATGTATGGATGGTTACTTGCGCTAGTAGTGCGGCAAAACAAACTCTCGTCGCTTGTGGTGAGCTCCGTGTCAAAGGGCTGAAGTGCTTGGTGATAGATCCGGAGACTAAAAACATCAAGCTTAAATTACTATGGCTTCCACCTCACCTTGAACCACGACGCGTTGAAGAGGCGTTCCAGAGCTATGGTCAGGTGAAGTCGGTGGAGAGAGAAGTATGGAGGTGCACTGGTATGGAACAGTGGGTGACAACAAACCGGGAGGTTTCCTTGGTGCTCAAGGACACTATCACCGTAAGCTCAATACCGCACATTATGTCCATTTATGGACACCAGTGCCTCGTACTTATCCCCGGTAGGCCTCCGCTGTGCCTTCGTTGCAAGCGTGTGGGACACGTTCGTCGACAATGCAGAACACCGAGATGCTTACAGTGCCACCGATTTGGTCACTCAGCGGACGCCTGCGTGTCCACATACGCCAATAAGCTTCGTTCTGGGCAATATAACGCAGACGAGCCACAACTGGACCATCTCATGGATTCTACAGAGGTAGTAGATGCCACCGGAGAGACTACAGGTGGCATTAGGGACGAAGACCAGGAGTCCTTGAAGCCAACGCCAAGCAGTCACAACAGCCCGAGTAATACTAGGGAGGCTACAGGCGAGGATGACTCAGTTTGCCCACCTGGCCTAGCAAGCCTTAAAGAGAAGCCCCCTGATGACAAggacgaagaggaagaggcgatggacataaGTCAGAGAAGGAAACGTCCGGCACCATTCAACGACGAAGCGACAGCAAGTGCACCACAGGCGCCCGAGAAAGTGTCTCCTATTGCTCAGCGACCTCCCTCTCCTGGTAATAATGTGCCGCGCCGGTTTTATCAGCGTAGTCAGGAGAGTGCCACAAAGAAGTCCAAAGGGAGCAAGACCACAGATTTACCTGTGGCCAAGGGCGATGAAACACAAAAGCTTTAG